One stretch of Maylandia zebra isolate NMK-2024a linkage group LG13, Mzebra_GT3a, whole genome shotgun sequence DNA includes these proteins:
- the LOC101470908 gene encoding otoraplin produces MRTYTHSQQSLVLGLLARMGYPLVILLCVGLLHQTTRAVHMDKLADQKICGDAECSYVLSMATVLDYFISPDCRFLNLRKGQVVYVYSKLIAAEGAGVFWSGSIYSERYVDQMGIIGYFPATVVKETQRFTENTVKIQTTDMDFYCD; encoded by the exons ATGCGGacgtacacacactcacaacagTCGCTTGTTCTTGGTCTTTTGGCGAGGATGGGTTATCCACTGGTGATTCTGTTGTGTGTGGGACTGCTCCACCAGACCACGAGGGCTGTCCATATGGATAAACTAGCAGACCAGAAGATTTGCGGAGATGCAGAGTGCTCAT ATGTTCTCTCCATGGCCACAGTCTTGGATTACTTCATATCTCCTGACTGCCGATTTCTCAACCTCAGAAAGGGTCAGGTGGTTTATGTGTACTCCAAACTCATTGCAGCAGAGGGCGCTGGAGTCTTCTGGTCTGGAAGC ATTTACAGTGAGCGGTACGTGGACCAGATGGGCATCATTGGATATTTCCCTGCAACTGTGGTGAAGGAGACACAGAGGTTTACAGAAAACACAGTTAAGATCCAAACAACT GACATGGACTTCTACTGCGATTAA
- the gtpbp2a gene encoding GTP-binding protein 2 → MDARVSELFGSGNGHSSGSGGVSSGKPANGYGVAPKKSSAKNKKAKARLSRNFKPSNNTPYLPPEAEEGNIEYKLKLVNPTQYRFEHLATQMKWRLQEGRGEAVYQIGVEDNGMLVGLSEEEMRASLKTLHRLAEKVGADITILREREVDCDSDVPRKIAEVLIRKVPDDQQFLDLRVAVLGNVDSGKSTLLGVLTQGELDNGRGRARLNLFRHLHEIQTGRTSSISFEILGFNSKGEVVNYSESRTAEEICESASKMITFIDLAGHHKYLKTTIFGLTSYCPDFAMLVVSANTGIAGTTREHLGLAMALKVPIFIVISKVDLCTRATVERTVRQLERVLKQPGCNKVPMVVSSTDDAVTAAQQFAQSPSITPIFTLSSVSGESLDLLKVFFNIIPPLSNSKEQEELMQQLTEFQVDEIYTVPEVGTVVGGTLYSGICREGDHLVVGPTDSGQFHQLTVGSIQRNRSACRVLRAGQAATLALGNFDRSLLRKGMVMVSPEMDPTICWMFEAEIVLLFHAKTFHKGFQVTVHIGNVRQTATVEAVYGKEELRTGEKAVVLFKFIKHPEYLKVGAKILFREGVTKGIGHVTKLLPIVEYQPS, encoded by the exons ATGGATGCGCGGGTATCGGAGTTATTTGGCTCAGGAAACGGACACAGCTCTGGATCTGGTGGTGTGTCCAGCGGCAAGCCTGCGAATGGCTATGGGGTAGCCCCCAAAAAATCCTCTGCAAAGAACAAGAAAGCAAAAGCTCGATTATCCCGCAACTTCAAACCAAGCAATAACACCCCGTATCTACCTCCAGAG GCTGAAGAGGGAAATATAGAGTACAAG CTCAAGCTAGTGAACCCCACACAATACCGCTTTGAGCACTTAGCAACACAAATGAAATGGCGACTGCAGGAGGGCCGAGGTGAAGCTGTCTATCAAATAGGTGTCGAGGACAATGGCATGCTGGTGGGACTATCAGAGGAGGAAATGAGGGCTTCACTAAAAACGCTCCATCGGCTTGCAGAGAA AGTTGGAGCGGACATCACAATTTTAAGAGAGCGAGAGGTGGACTGTGACTCTGATGTGCCTCGTAAGATTGCTGAAGTTCTCATTCGCAAAGTGCCAGATGACCAGCAG TTCTTAGACCTACGAGTAGCCGTACTGGGCAATGTGGACTCGGGCAAGTCCACTCTTTTGGGTGTTTTGACACAAGGTGAGCTGGACAATGGACGGGGAAGAGCGAGGCTCAACCTTTTCAGACATCTACATGAGATTCAGACTGGACGTACTTCGAGCATTAGCTTTGAGATTCTTGGCTTTAACAGCAAAGGAGAG gTTGTGAATTACAGCGAGTCTCGGACAGCAGAGGAGATTTGTGAGAGTGCCTCTAAAATGATCACATTCATTGATCTGGCGGGTCACCACAAGTACTTGAAAACCACCATCTTTGGCCTCACCAGTTATTGTCCAGATTTTGCAATGCTTGTGGTCAGTGCGAATACTGGAATTG CTGGTACCACACGGGAACATCTTGGCCTTGCCATGGCACTGAAGGTTCCCATCTTCATTGTTATCAGTAAAGTGGACCTCTGCACACGGGCCACTGTTGAGCGCACAGTGCGGCAGTTGGAGCGTGTCTTGAAGCAACCAGGCTGCAACAAGGTGCCCATGGTTGTAAGCAGTACAGATGATGCTGTCACAGCAGCACAGCAGTTTGCACAGTCACCAAG CATCACGCCAATCTTCACCTTGTCCAGTGTTTCTGGAGAGAGTCTAGATTTGCTTAAAGTTTTCTTTAACATCATCCCTCCTCTGAGCAACAGCAAGGAGCAGGAGGAACTAATGCAGCAGCTAACAGAGTTTCAG GTGGATGAGATCTACACAGTTCCAGAGGTGGGGACAGTGGTTGGAGGTACTCTATACAG TGGTATTTGCCGTGAAGGGGATCATCTTGTAGTAGGGCCCACAGACTCGGGTCAGTTCCACCAGTTGACCGTAGGCAGCATCCAAAGGAACCGCTCGGCATGCAGGGTGCTCAGGGCGGGCCAGGCTGCTACACTTGCTCTGGGCAACTTTGACCGCTCATTATTGCGCAAG GGCATGGTGATGGTGAGCCCAGAGATGGATCCTACCATCTGCTGGATGTTTGAGGCTGAGATTGTCCTGCTTTTCCATGCCAAGACCTTCCACAAGGGCTTCCAGGTTACTGTGCACATTGGCAATGTGAGACAAACTGCAACAGTGGAAGCAGTGTATGGCAAG GAGGAGCTGAGGACGGGAGAGAAAGCGGTGGTTCTCTTCAAGTTCATCAAGCATCCAGAATATCTGAAGGTGGGAGCAAAGATTCTCTTCAGAGAGGGGGTAACCAAAGGTATCGGGCACGTCACCAAGCTGCTTCCCATCGTCGAGTACCAGCCATCCTAA